In Miscanthus floridulus cultivar M001 chromosome 8, ASM1932011v1, whole genome shotgun sequence, the sequence GGACCAGACTAGATTAAATAATTCGAGTAGAACAAGATTTTAACCTAGTGGTGGACGCATAGTTTTGCATATTCTGGTGGCATTCTGAATTTTCCTGTCAGGAAATGAATCCGAGAAGAATCGTTTTCTAAACATACCCTGGAACTAGAGATGCCTATACTAAAGATAGTAAAAATATTGGATATCTTTTAAAAGAAGTGGCATGCATCAACCACATTTACATTTCTGATTGCAAATTCTGAGATTGCTAATTGTGGgcatgtttgggactgctccactcCACCAAATTCAGCTCCATGGAGTGGAAGGAGTCCCAAACACCCCAATTACACCACACTCTGGATCAGCCACAGCCAACTCCATGAATCTGGGGACCAAATCCATGGATTTGGTCCTTATCTTCAAAGGATGCTCCAGAAATCTATTTTTCAATATCCTCATGGAGTTGGGGGGAAATTACCCACCAATGCCACTGGTTACACCCCATCTTTTTTGGTACTGTTTCGTTCCCAATCGTCGGTCCTTGCCCTTCACACGCCCTGCTTGCTGCCTCTTTCTCCAATTTAACCCTTTTTTTTTGGATAACGGAACTAAGTtccagaagggcgggcctggtgcaagcggtagagtcttaccgcctgtgaccggaaggtcccgggttcgagtcgcagtctcctcgcattgcacaggcgaggataaggcttgccactgacacccttccccagaccctgcacagagcgggagctctctacactgggtacgccAACGGAACTAAGTTCCAGCCTCTACCGCCTCGGAAGCCACAGAATGGATCTGTGTTCAGGCTCGCAGCATTTCCAGACTTGCTCCATGACGACGGGCGTTTGCCTATGGCACTTGCCGTCGTGGCACTTGAGGTGCTCTGCCACAAGGCCAGGGCACCAACGTGATGCTTAAAAACTCCGGCACGCAGCCCAAGCACAGTCGCCTGGAGACGCACATGAACCGGACCGTCAAGCTCACCGTTGTCCTGTTCCTCTATTCCACTGCTGCTCCTCATGGGCATCTTGGTTTGGTGACCACACCGTTCTTACACAAGAGGGACTTCTTGTCCAAGGACAACCCAGGCGACACATACAATTGGTACAGGATGGCTGTGGAGGTGGTGTTCACGTTCTTGAAGGCAGTGATCCAGTTACAGGTGATGATCCCCATTGCGCTGCACGTCTCCATGGTGATCATGAGGGTTGGGCTGGCCTTCTTCATTGTGCAGTACAGGCACATGTTTGATGGCCAGTGGCAACCGGCAAGCCAAGTTTTAGTGCCGCATGCTCAACATAAAAAGGACCTGGGGCACATCAAGTATGTGTTCTCTGACAAGACCGCCAGACTGGCACACTCACCGAGAATAGAATGGAGTTCTGGTGCACCAACGTGCCCACAGCTGACTTCAGCAACACCGCTGACAGACATTCCCATGATCGGTAAGCATGTTTGAGTTCGGAGAGTCTGCTCGTGATGGCGGACAGGTTCAGCTCAGAGTCATGCTCTGTGTTTTAGCATCGATCGTGTAGGTATCTGGTTGGAATGTTTTTATTTCTCGAACATGCAAGAGAGCTGCGCATCATTTcattaagaaaaaaaaaaagaaacaaaggggAAGAAATCCCCACACACAAACACACTCACACCAGGACACACAACAAATCCAGCAAGACATTAAAAACACCCGTGACAAGAAACAGAAAAACGACCCATCCAAGGCGGCAAGAGCCTTAGCAACAACAAAAACTTCAATGGCCTCCAGCAAGTGCCTTAGCAAGCAACTCCTGAAGCCCTTTTGCTGCGCACCACAAAATGCATTCATCGGTGATAGTCTGCAGTAAGACAGGGATGCTTGGGCTAGCGCCATTAAAGACATAGTCATTTCGGTGCTTCCAGATTTCCCAAGAGTGTTATTCATGCATGGTTTGGTGAACTAGAATGTGAAATAGTTTAATTATGTTGATTTATTAAGCTGTATAATGAAATAGTTTAATTATGTTGGTGAACTAGAATGCTTTAGAATGGTTCTAGCTTCTAAGACCTAACACGTGTTTACAGAGAAGAGGAGGGAGAGGCCTAAAGTAGCTGTATAATGAAAATgtatatttttctatttttctctaATTTCTCTGACAGTACAAATGTCCATTAAGATTAATGATAGGTTTTATGTGTAAACTACAACTCTAGTGCGATTCATTTGAGTTTATTTGAGCTCAAAAGCCCTTATAGATTTGGAATGAAAATTCAATAAAGTTTGCTACTTTTAGGATTTTTTTATTCCTTAAAGATAGTTTCCAAAAATCTGCAACAAACTCTGTGTTCTTGAAAATTCTGCAAGAAACTCATGATTATTCTTTATATATTTGCACCATAATTAATGTATCATTCAAGCTACATCCAAACAAGATACATACAATGCACACTGTCACAAACACCTCCTTTCCCTGCTCCATGGTGGAGCTACTCCACTGTAGAGTTTTTGTTGTGGTGCTAAATCTGGTGGAGTGGAGCAGTCTGAAATAGACACCAAACTCTGTGTTCTTGAAAAATCTGCAAGAAACTCACGATCACTCTTTATATATTTGCACCATAATTAATGTATCACTCAAGCTACATCCAAACAAGATACATACAATGCACACGGTCACAATAAACCATTCCCACAAAACCTCCAATTCCTGGAGCTGTAAGCCAAACACCTCCTTTCCCTGCTCCATGGTGGAGCTACTCCACTGTAGAGTTATTGTTGTGGTGCTAAATCTGGAGTGGAGCAGTCTGAAATAGACACTATTGATGCACAACATCTTATATAACCAGTAAGCAATACAAATACTACAAAACCTTGTAATATGTGGACCAGCTAGTTTGTCATTCTTGAAATACAAGTGATTTGCCTACATTTTCCCATTAGCTTAAGCTTTTTGGTTAACTGGTTGGCACATGCCACTCAATATGGTATCAGGGCTAGAGGTATCGAGTTTTAATCCTAGCTAGCTCaatttaataaaaaataattGTTGCTGTTCCTATTAAACATCTAAGGGAGGCGTGAAAGTGGAGTGTTGAAATATAAGTGAATTGCTCACCTTTTCTCATCAGCTTAAACTTTGGTGCAGTCAACTCAATAGTCATCAGATAATTGAGTTTTCCATTAGACGGTTTGCCTCCAGATAATTACATGAGATGTATTACGAGTTACAACCTTTGAGAAGTACCTCATGTACCTTCGCATTAACATTTACAGGCCGTTGATCTTCCCAAGAAAAAGGCTAGGAATAGAAATTATTATAAACGTGGTCCTTTCGGTAATTGTTCTTATAGCTCGTCTCCCTGTCTCAGATTTTTGTTGCTGGTTGTCTCTCTCAACCCCACCAAAACCAACTGCTCCTACTGTTCATCACCAAACACTGGAATAGTGCTTTAGCGGCCGGTTGGCCATGATGAGAAGCGTCAGGGAGGAAATGAAGACGAGAAATCGATAGATGGATTGGTCGTTTGCTGTGTCAGTGTTCTCTTGTTAGGGTTTCCTCAGGGCTGCACCACATGGCTCATTCATTGCGTTGTCCTTCCCCAAACACGAGAGTGTGTAGTGGACAGCTCCACACCCACCTTCTCCAGCAGTGACATGAAAGCTCTCGGCCGGGGGGTTGGGTCAGGCGCGTGCGTGAGCGCACTGATTCAGCAAATGCCTGCCACCATGCTCTGGTGCGCTCTAAATCTACCAGCCGTTCTGTTTGCTGCTAGGTTCCTTGCTGTACTTTAAAGCTGAGGCAGCGTCGTCCTCGGTCTCTGTTATATCGTAaactcaagaaaggatgaacaatGATTGAAGATCCACTAGCAGTAAATTACCCTCCTGCTATAATCAGATGGGAGGACAAAAATACCAATATACCCTTgctcttaatctttaaattggtTCCTGGTCCATATATTTGTGAATCAGTCCACAACTCAAGTACCTTTTACTAGGTACCTTTCATTTTTAACCATTGGATCTGGGTAATGAATGGTTATTATAATTCCCAATCACCATAAATCTCTTAAATGAGATGGCCAACCTCCGGATAAAATGCATTTTAATACCCATGATTCAACGTATGTGGTGAAGATATCACAAACTGATGTTGTAACTACTTACAGGGCTTTGGAGCTCTTTGGTACATTCTTTCCATCCAGCAAGAAGACACCTGTTGGAGACAAGCATGTATCAATCAGACTGGCTGTGATCCTACATCTTTATACTGTGGCTATCATCCACTTGCAAATAATTCTTTCTTACAAAGTGCATGCCCAACAAATAGCACTTCCAATTCCAATCCAGACCCAATATTTGGAATATTTCTACCAGCTCTCCAAAATGTTTCACAATCAACGAGTTTCTTTGAAAAACTATTCTATTGCTTTTGGTGGGGGCTACAGAATCTAAGGTTTGCTAAGAAAAATTAGCTTCCAGTTTTTTTTTCCTGTCAATGCACATTTATATATTGGTTTATTTATTGCAGTTCCCTTGGCCAGAACATGAAAACAAGCACTAATACGTTGGAGAATCTGTTTGCTGTTTTTGTCTCGACATCGGGTTTGGTTCTATTTGCACTACTTATTGGTAATGTGCAGGTACAGACACTATTTTGGCATTGTTGATATATTCTTGTAATGTATGTTGTTCGATTAAGTGGTAACTAATTAGTATTAATAAGGCCAACATATGGAAAGGAATCTTTGGATGTGCACCTGCAGTTCTAATCTGTTATGCTAAAATCTCACCGCATAATTTTGATGCATAGTCacgttttttttcctctcaaatgcACAGGAGAGCTGCGCACCTTTTGTATTATAGGGAGGAAAAAAAAGGATCGGCCCCTCACATGAACACCACCACCTCACTCCGGTCCAAGCCATGAGGGGTTGAATGAAACAAAAAGTTTGCACTGATAACAAAAAAAACAGAAGGATGAGGCCTGACCAAAAACCCTTACAAACTAGAATTAACTAGCCCAAGCCGTGACCTCGACCGAGAGTCTGTAGGCCTCGTGCACCCGCGAGACACCACAACTCCTCATCTTTGAAAGCCTGCATGAGGCTAGAAATCCTCGGTGGAGCTCCATCGAAGACACAAGCATTCCGATGCTTCCAAAGGATCCATGCATAGTCACGTGATTATAGTCAAATTAATTGGATAAACGTGAAAAATGGAACTGCCTATAGATTGAGCTCATTCATTTTAATATTCGCACCATGCTAGTACCAAATATACAGGAACATTTTGTTTACATAATTCTCTGAAGTTAAGTGCTCAAGTGATTCTGCACTAAATGCTTTTCCTTGATACACTGATGGAAAAAAAACTGAAATAGGAAAGCATCAGAaatcttattttatttatttttaaagatAAGCTGTCTTTTATTACCTTCAATATTAATATTTGCCTCAAACAGCTAGATCCATATATTATAGGCCTGTATTCATAAATGTGGGGGCCATGCCCTGTACCAGGTCtgcaatactccctccgtcccagaatatctgtcgttctcgcttcccgagaaataactttaacaaaatatatattaaaaaatattattatttatggtgcataattagtatcatcggaaagatctttgaatctagttttttaataaatttatttggagatacaaatgttgctagtattttctacaaatcgagtcaaacttgtggcacgaaaaccggAAACGACAATTAAATCGGTACAGAGGGAGTAGTTACTAACTCTGCAGTTGACACCACAATCATCCCTCTAATTAGAACTGGTACTGGTAACAACTTGGTTGTTTTGAAAAATAAAATAGGCTAACATACATGTTTAGATCTTTATTTCTAAATGTTTTGATTGGTCTTCTCATTATAACCCACAATTAATTAGCTATACCAGTCCATTTCCTTTATTTATCGTCTCTGGTCCTGCAGTGTACCATGCCATATCTGAAGACAACAGCGTGTTTGAGAAAAATAAAGGACAACAGCCTCATTATTTCAGTTTGAGGCAGGAACTATTAGTTTAACCATTAACTACTTGGTTACTAACTAGTCAGCTAAGCTTTGTGCGTGCCATATTATATAATTTTCTTTTTTTGGTTGGTGAATTGCAGACCTATTTACAGTCAGCTTCTGTGCGTATAGAAGAAATGAGAGTGAAAAGGCGTGATACAGAGCAGTGGATGGCACATAGGCTACTCCCTGAGAATCTCAAGGATCGGATTATGCGCCATGAACAATATAGGTGGCAAGAAACAAGAGGGGTTGACGAAGAGGGCCTTCTTAAAAATCTTCCCAAGGATCTTAGAAGAGAGATAAAGAGACATCTTTGTTTGTCGCTTCTCATGAAGGTGCTTCCCTGAACATCTATGTGATTTGATTGAACTTGTGGTGTATGGACGGATGGTTGAATGGTTATGGATATAGTAACAACATTCTCAAGTACTTTCTCCTTGAGATAGCATTTATCTGCAGCATCCATGCTGACTGGATATTTTGACTTATTGCCATGCGCCCATGTGCTGATGATATATATATGCCTAGCCTTATTTGCCAAGGACCACAAGTTCTTGAAGTAGTAGGTGTTTTAAATCGTAAATAGAAGCTCCTGGTTTCTTATGTTGTATGGTTCTGCTAAGCATAGGATTAGCAGGTGCCAGGTGTGGTTATGTTCTGGACCAAGTCAGGCTCTTATCTAGGCTTTAGTGCAACTCGTGGCTGAAGTTTGATGGTGTCTGGTGGAAATGTTTTTGTTTCAGCAAGCCAGAATGTTTAATTTCCCCCATGTATTGTTTTAGACAGGCCTAATGGTACTTTGAAGTTTGAACTGTGTATATGAGGAGCTTGTTCATACAATTCGTGCCTTATATGAAGAAACAATAGTGTTATCATTTGACCGTCTTCATCCACTCCAACAGCACTCTGTCATGCTAGATGGAACTTGATTCAATTTATGTGCTGATTGTGGAAGAGGAGGGGAaagcccaattagataatgttcTTGGGTAATAGATATTGACAGAAAAGGAAATTCTGAGATTAGCTTCCTTTGCCAGCCTATGCGGCATGGACGTTCACTTTCTCTTGAATATCTGCAAAGCTAGTTGTACTTTGCCAACTTCTTTTTTCAATGGAGATTAAGTTGTTCTAGAAGGTTGAATTCTATCATCTCAATGCCAGTTCCCTTCAAAATGTGTCTGAATTGCAATAGACGTGTTTCAGGAAATTCCTGACATGAGCTTTGGTTGCATGACTATAGAAAATTGAATAGCAGTTAATAACATTTGAAGACTTTATTGAGCCGATAAATTTCTGGATGGGATCTATACCTTTTATACTTGATTCAATATTACTTTCTTTTAATGTCATGTTTTAGTGAACAGCTGCCATACCTTAGTATGCTATTAGCATGGTTAACCTTTTGCTGCTGTTTGCAGGTTCCAATGTTTGAAAACATGGATGAACAGCTGTTGGATGCCATGTGTGATCGTCTAAAGCCTATGCTGTACACAGAAGGAAGCTGCATCATTCGCGAAGGTGACCCAGTGAATGAAATGCTCTTCATCATGAGAGGAACACTAGAGAGTACCACTACAAATGGTGGTCAAACTGGCTTCTTCAACTCTAATGTTCTAAAAGGTGGAGACTTCTGCGGTGAAGAGCTCCTCACATGGGCCCTTGACCCCACTTCAGCTTCAAATCTTCCTGTCTCAACTAGGACAGTGAGGACGTTGTCTGAAGTTGAAGCTTTTGCTCTGAGGGCTGATGACTTGAAGTTTGTTGCCACGCAATTCAGGAGGCTCCACAGCAAACAGCTCCAACATACTTTCCGATTTTACTCACAGCAATGGAGGACGTGGGCTGCTTGCTTCATACAGGCAGCTTGGCACAGATACTGCAGAAAGAAGCTGGAAGAGGCTTTatatgagaaggagaagaggttACAAGCAGCAATTGTAAGTGATGGCACTACTTCGCTCAGTCTTGGTGCAGCGCTCTATGCTTCACGTTTTGCTGGCAACATGATGCGTATCTTACGGAGAAACACCACCAGAAAGGCCCGTTTGCAGGAAAGAGTACCTGCAAGACTGTTACAAAAGCCAGCAGAACCCAACTTCTTCGCTGAAGATAGCTGAACTTGTACCCTGTAGCAAGCAGGCATTCATGATCCAACTGgtaaaatttgttcacaaatttaAGATTGGATGCTGTAGATAGACAGATCAGGTGCTCGAATGCCTTCTGGTTTAAATCATGTAATTTAGTGTATATTTCGATTGTATACATGTTGCGTGTATTATAAACATCCGAATTCCTCTTGTGCATTTGAAAAAAGAAGATGTTGTGAATGTAATCGATCAATTGTTAACTTTTTTCCTATAAGGATTGTTTGTTAACTTTGGATATGCTCACGTGTGACGCTTTGGCGATTTGTGATGGGATCGAAAGTGTAAAATTTCAAACCACGTGTACATGTGGTAAATTTATGTCTTCGTAGCATATGTTTTTGAGACCAGAGGTCCGGTGGAATATAAAATAAGGCGTAATTTTAGGAAAAGAATCTAGCCCTGCCAAAAAAAAGACCTATTCAAGACTTATCAAACTCATTAGTATTTTCAACTGTCCTGTCATTCAACTACCAAAACCCACTAGAGGGCCGGGATTCATTTTTAATGTTATGTCTTATCTACCTACTATCTCTTATATGCAATGTGAATAATCATTTGAATCTTGGCTAGAACCATGACCGTTCTAGCCTATAAATTACATGTATTTTCCTAAAATGCTAAATGGTTTAGCGTCCACGGTGAGAGTGATTGTAAATGTATTCCCTCTGTACCAAACTATAAGTTATTTCAACTTTCTCGCAGAGTCAAAGcatctaaagtttgaccaaatttatataataaaataataatatttatgatattcaTTTCAACTTTCTTAGAGAGTCAAATGATCTAAAGTTTGACcagatttatataataaaataataacatttatgatactcaCTCTGTCCAGAAGAATGCAATTCTGGAACAATATCATATTTTAGTATATcaagtttgatcaattatagataaaaaaatataaatatttataatattaaataaatattattagattaattacgaaatgtattttcataataaattgatttagaGTCACAGATGTGAATACTATTTACTAGAAACTTAGTCAAATGTGAAGCGCTTTAACGGGCACGCAACCCATAGTTGCATCCTTTTTGTGACCGAGATAATACCCAAATAATCATCattagattttttattaattatattttcataatataactATTTGGTGTTACAAATCTTTGTAATTTTcactataattttgatcaaacttgagatgctttgactttcAAGAAAATTGAAATGACATGTACTTCCTCCATCCCACAAAACATGCAAATCTTACTTTTCTAGGCAAATTTAGTGGAAATATGAAATTACGCATGTGCTCCTCCTATATCCTTCTTCTCATGTGCTAGAACTCAAGAGCAATTTAGAATGTTCTCAAGGTAAAACATGGGGATGTGTTGGTTTTCCAAAGGTACAATATTTTTTATTGGTGGAGTCTATCTAAAAAGATAAACTGAACTATAGGATTACATGGATTTTAACTGTAGGATTACATGTTTTGTGGGACGGAGGGAGCAATTTAGAATAGAGGAGTATATCAATAACATATACTTAGTTAATATCCAATGGCGAGCCACGGTGAGCAACCCTGGGCACCTGCCCCACAGTTGGTCTCTACCAAAAGCTTACCCAATCGAATCGGAGTCCTGAGTCCAGCATGTACGGTGAAGTAGACTATCCAAGGCTGTCCGTTGAGCTTGGTCTTCTCCGCCGCCTCGTCGACCCTTGTCCCTTGTAAATATCCACATTCATGTCCCTGCTCCATTGTTCCCAACTCTGCCACCTCGGCCGCCACGCCTCCTCGAAAGAAAAGCTGATTCTTTCGAGGTTTTATTCACCGTACGTCGGCGATTGGCACTTTGGCAGGTGATTGTCATTCAGAGAGGCGTAAGCTTCACCTTCACGAATGGAGTAACTGTTTCTGCCTTGCCGCCGGAAGTGAGGAACCAATGGCACTATCACTGCGACTGCGAGGGGTAAGCTTCTCTGATCCTATCCTGCATTCATGCATTGCAATGCAATCTTTTGTGTCTGTCAGCTCTATCAAGTTCACGCTGGAGTGGATTGAATCCCCCAAGCTTCGATTGGTGATCAATCTTTGCCGAAATGTCTTACTCTGACAACTAAATTTCGTGTGCAGCACGTGCAGGGTTTAGAACTGGAGATCAGAGCAATTCATTGGATCGGATGACATTGTAACCTGCTAGTGCTAGCATCCTGCTctggaaaaagaaagaaagaaatgaagCCCAGCACAAGAGTTCTTGATCCTCGGGGGCCATTTCTACAGAAATGGAACAAGATATTTGTGATATCATGCCTTGTTTCAGTCTCCGTGGACTCGCTCTTCTTCTATGCCCCGGCGATCGATGGCGACAACAGCTGCCTGTATCTGGATGACAATCTTCAAAAGCAAAAGATAGCTAGCTGTTGTCTTTATTTAGATCGACTAGAGTAGATCTAGGCCGGTGAACCCATAGAACCGTGAAAgcacatgcacatttagacctagaacactacaccgagagggagataggggagagagagctggtgatgaacctgagcctccagatgatgtcgcggttgtgctagccatcgcgggttcggtgatggaggcagcacacgggcagcgacgggtggagtagaggttgcacggacgtcgatgcagtgcggtcgggcgtagcagtggcgacggcgaggatcagcggagcttcccgtcgctggctgcgcgccctctcgagatcggtctagggtttgtcggtggggtttgcggctcacggcgaacctcgtactttgagccgccggcccccacctctctatatagcgcagtgcgacgggggcccaccaaccatgtagggttgggcgtccccgatcagggcgcgagaccaaggcccaataggccgttgggcctactggtcaggagatcaatctaacattctcccccttgatctcactattacttttatctttaaactttaaacttcaatcctttaaaccttactcatttcttcacagatgatgcatagagcatgtttcatcgtctcgatcaatcgccgatagatttaacagctacaatgcacgtctctgatctgaaatagttactttaactttgggccctttatagtccaggaatcataggctttcccttaaacccatgccggctacatgttctctgaacacgttgggtggtaagccttttgtaagcggatccgcgagcatcttttcggtacttatatgctcaagacttatcatctgatcccggactttatccttcacaacataatactttatgtcaatgtgtttggcagcaccacttgacctattgttgtgagcatactgtactgctggattattatcgcagtataatttcagtggtctattgatgtcgtcaaccaccttcaaaccgggtatgaacttctttagccagttcacctgccccgttgcctcataacatgctacaaactcggcatacattgtggacgatgtagtgacggtttgctttgagcttttccatgaaatagctccccctgcgagagtaaacacatatccagacgtggattttctattatctcccgcataatcagaatctgaatatcccactatatggagtgaatcagatcttctatacgtcatcatgaggcctttcgttccttgcaaataacgcaagactttctttaccaatttccaatgttctattccaggattgctctggaatctgccaagtaacccggtaacaaatgccaagtcagggcgcgtacacacttgagcatattgcaagcttccgacagctgaagcatatggaaccactttcatttgatcgatctcatattggttcctggggcattgaaaatccccatatctgtcgcccttgactataggagcaggtgagggactacatttgtgcatactaaatttctttaagactttttctatgtatgccttttgtgacagtcctaatacccctttacttctatctcggtgaatctcgatccctagaacgaacgaagcttcaccaagatctttcatatcaaactttgaggacaaaaacttctttgtttccagtagtagactgacatcactactagcaagtaagatatcatccacatacaggacaagaaagataaacttcccattcttaaactttgcgtagacacaattgtcctcaacattatctttaaacccaaaattctttattgtctgatcaaacttcaagtaccactgtcttgaagcttgttttaatccataaatagatttctttaggcggcatcccaaacgttcttttccttccatgacaaaacctttcggttgtgccatgtaaacattttcctctaagtctccgttgagaaatgccgtctttacatccatctgatgtaattccaaatcgtaatgtgccactaatgccattatgattctgaaggaattcttacatgagactggagaaaaggtctcattgtaatcaatcccttctctttgtgtaaagccttttgccacaagtcgggctttatatctctctatattcccttgagagtcaagttttgttttgtagacccatttacagcctactgttttggctcctttaggaattatctccaaatcccaaactttatttgcattcattgatctcatctcatcttccatggcctcaagccactttgatgaatggtcacttttcatggcttcttcaaatgaggtgggatcatcctccatttgaaattcttcagtgttgtacacttcataatcagcaggaatagctgattttctaactctttgagaccttctaggggtctcctcaattggcacattttctgtttgaggctgttgttgctccccctcatgtgtggcaataggttctataggatcctgagccacaggttcctcatcatcattcattgttgccacaggcgggataacaacaggtgctggcac encodes:
- the LOC136476182 gene encoding cyclic nucleotide-gated ion channel 1-like isoform X3, which encodes MAGREERYVRSGWFQDWKSEQSVSVISDRVVSERGHNIFGLLKDRTAGAFSFLGNSSHSEALNKAGPEEKKSKTRVLDPQGPFLQRWNKIFVISCLFAVFVDPLFLYIPVIDGGNHCLYLDKKLETAASVLRFFTDIFYLLHMLFQFRTGFIAPSSRVFGRGVLVKDTFAIAKRYISTLFLVDFLAVLPLPQVFVLVVLPTLKGPEITKAKIVLLVIIICQYVPRLLRIIPLYLQITRSAGIITETAWAGAAFNLIIYMLASHTYLQSASVRIEEMRVKRRDTEQWMAHRLLPENLKDRIMRHEQYRWQETRGVDEEGLLKNLPKDLRREIKRHLCLSLLMKVPMFENMDEQLLDAMCDRLKPMLYTEGSCIIREGDPVNEMLFIMRGTLESTTTNGGQTGFFNSNVLKGGDFCGEELLTWALDPTSASNLPVSTRTVRTLSEVEAFALRADDLKFVATQFRRLHSKQLQHTFRFYSQQWRTWAACFIQAAWHRYCRKKLEEALYEKEKRLQAAIVSDGTTSLSLGAALYASRFAGNMMRILRRNTTRKARLQERVPARLLQKPAEPNFFAEDS
- the LOC136476182 gene encoding cyclic nucleotide-gated ion channel 1-like isoform X2, with the translated sequence MAGREERYVRFQDWKSEQSVSVISDRVVSERGHNIFGLLKDRTAGAFSFLGNSSHSEALNKAGPEEKKSKTRVLDPQGPFLQRWNKIFVISCLFAVFVDPLFLYIPVIDGGNHCLYLDKKLETAASVLRFFTDIFYLLHMLFQFRTGFIAPSSRVFGRGVLVKDTFAIAKRYISTLFLVDFLAVLPLPQVFVLVVLPTLKGPEITKAKIVLLVIIICQYVPRLLRIIPLYLQITRSAGIITETAWAGAAFNLIIYMLASHGFGALWYILSIQQEDTCWRQACINQTGCDPTSLYCGYHPLANNSFLQSACPTNSTSNSNPDPIFGIFLPALQNVSQSTSFFEKLFYCFWWGLQNLSSLGQNMKTSTNTLENLFAVFVSTSGLVLFALLIGNVQTYLQSASVRIEEMRVKRRDTEQWMAHRLLPENLKDRIMRHEQYRWQETRGVDEEGLLKNLPKDLRREIKRHLCLSLLMKVPMFENMDEQLLDAMCDRLKPMLYTEGSCIIREGDPVNEMLFIMRGTLESTTTNGGQTGFFNSNVLKGGDFCGEELLTWALDPTSASNLPVSTRTVRTLSEVEAFALRADDLKFVATQFRRLHSKQLQHTFRFYSQQWRTWAACFIQAAWHRYCRKKLEEALYEKEKRLQAAIVSDGTTSLSLGAALYASRFAGNMMRILRRNTTRKARLQERVPARLLQKPAEPNFFAEDS
- the LOC136476182 gene encoding cyclic nucleotide-gated ion channel 1-like isoform X1 — translated: MAGREERYVRSGWFQDWKSEQSVSVISDRVVSERGHNIFGLLKDRTAGAFSFLGNSSHSEALNKAGPEEKKSKTRVLDPQGPFLQRWNKIFVISCLFAVFVDPLFLYIPVIDGGNHCLYLDKKLETAASVLRFFTDIFYLLHMLFQFRTGFIAPSSRVFGRGVLVKDTFAIAKRYISTLFLVDFLAVLPLPQVFVLVVLPTLKGPEITKAKIVLLVIIICQYVPRLLRIIPLYLQITRSAGIITETAWAGAAFNLIIYMLASHGFGALWYILSIQQEDTCWRQACINQTGCDPTSLYCGYHPLANNSFLQSACPTNSTSNSNPDPIFGIFLPALQNVSQSTSFFEKLFYCFWWGLQNLSSLGQNMKTSTNTLENLFAVFVSTSGLVLFALLIGNVQTYLQSASVRIEEMRVKRRDTEQWMAHRLLPENLKDRIMRHEQYRWQETRGVDEEGLLKNLPKDLRREIKRHLCLSLLMKVPMFENMDEQLLDAMCDRLKPMLYTEGSCIIREGDPVNEMLFIMRGTLESTTTNGGQTGFFNSNVLKGGDFCGEELLTWALDPTSASNLPVSTRTVRTLSEVEAFALRADDLKFVATQFRRLHSKQLQHTFRFYSQQWRTWAACFIQAAWHRYCRKKLEEALYEKEKRLQAAIVSDGTTSLSLGAALYASRFAGNMMRILRRNTTRKARLQERVPARLLQKPAEPNFFAEDS